The following proteins are co-located in the Solanum pennellii chromosome 8, SPENNV200 genome:
- the LOC107029107 gene encoding GATA transcription factor 26-like, protein MGKQGPCYHCGVTSTPLWRNGPPEKPILCNACGSRWRTKGTLVNYTPLHARAEPDDLEDYRVSRFKNFTVKNKEVKMLKRKKSHDNPEIGILPEYHQGFHRKALDEDTSNRSSSGSAVSNTESYGQFGSAEASDLTGPAQSNIWDATVPSRKRTCVNRPKQSSVEKLTKDLYTILHEQQSSYFSGSSEEDLLFESDKPMVSVEIGHGSVLIRHPSSIGREEESEASSLSVDNKHHSSNEAYSQLTTPPVNISKGVNSSNLVIQRTQKPTVQGVEHEQFKRSKDHLEKLQILGHHNSPLCHIDLKDVLNYEEFTRHLSSDEQQQLLKYLPPVDSFSPPESLRSMFESSQFEENLSSFQKLLAQGVFDNSLFGVTVEECRNLKRFMLCYLMKSKWVEQVNLLKDMKCKNSSSSSEVAGGRNVFGTGHSVNMKRPRDGQHPKNLGVNTTMKSPKRVAMKNSYEQKEIMENDGSCFSPKSLFALPSENSFRFTNESSDQDLLLDVPSNSSFPQAELLLPTASFAAQASTSSSTIYPHLIRP, encoded by the exons GCACTCCTCTTTGGCGTAATGGACCACCAGAGAAGCCAATACTTTGCAATGCATGTGGATCTCGGTGGCGAACAAAAGGAACACTGGTAAACTATACTCCTCTGCATGCAAGAGCTGAACCAGATGATCTTGAAGACTACAGGGTCTCAAGATTCAAAAACTTTACTGTTAAGAACAAAGAGGTCAAGATGCTGAAACGAAAGAAAAGTCATGATAATCCTGAAATTGGAATTCTTCCTGAATATCATCAGGGTTTCCACCGTAAGGCTTTAGATGAAGATACAAGTAATAGGTCAAGTTCCGGCTCTGCCGTGTCAAACACTGAAAGCTATGGACAATTTGGTAGTGCTGAAGCAAGTGATTTGACAG GCCCTGCCCAATCAAATATATGGGATGCAACGGTGCCTTCAAGGAAGAGAACATGCGTCAATCGTCCAAAGCAATCTTCAGTTGAAAAGCTTACCAAAGACCTGTATACCATCTTACATGAACAACAATCTTCATACTTCTCTGGATCTTCTGAAGAAGATTTGCTTTTTGAAAGTGACAAGCCGATGGTATCTGTTGAAATAGGACATGGAAGTGTGCTCATTCGGCATCCAAGTTCTATAGGTAGAGAAGAAGAATCAGAAGCCAGCTCTCTGTCGGTTGACAACAAGCACCATTCTTCCAATGAAGCTTATTCACAATTGACTACCCCACCTGTAAATATTAGTAAGGGTGTCAATTCATCAAACCTGGTAATTCAGAGAACCCAGAAGCCTACTGTTCAAGGAGTGGAACATGAACAGTTTAAAAG GAGCAAGGACCACCTTGAAAAATTGCAGATTCTTGGACATCATAATTCGCCATTGTGCCACATAGACCTTAAG GATGTACTTAATTATGAAGAATTCACAAGGCATCTGTCAAGTGATGAACAACAGCAACTACTAAAGTACTTACCTCCAGTTGATTCTTTTTCACCTCCCGAGAG TCTCAGGAGCATGTTCGAGAGCTCTCAGTTTGAGGAGAATTTGTCTTCCTTCCAGAAACTTCTTGCACAAGGCGTTTTTGATAACTCGTTATTTGGGGTGACAGTAGAAGAATGTAGAAACCTGAAGAGGTTTATGTTGTGCtatttaatgaagtcaaaatggGTGGAACAAGTTAATCTTCTTAAG GACATGAAATGTAAAAATAGTAGCAGTAGTTCTGAAGTTGCTGGAGGGCGCAATGTTTTTGGCACAGGTCATTCAGTGAACATGAAGAGACCACGCGATGGGCAACATCCAAAAAATTTAG GGGTAAACACAACAATGAAGAGCCCCAAGAGGGTGGCGATGAAAAACAGCTATGAACAGAAGGAAATCATGGAGAATGATGGCTCTTGCTTCAGTCCTAAAAGCCTTTTCGCATTGCCATCTGAGAATTCGTTCCGTTTTACAAATGAAAGTTCTGATCAGGACTTGCTGCTGGATGTGCCATCCAACAGCTCCTTCCCTCAGGCAGAACTCCTCTTACCAACAGCAAGTTTTGCAGCTCAAGCAAGCACAAGCAGTAGCACCATATACCCGCACCTCATCCGCCCCTAG